In Denitratisoma sp. DHT3, one DNA window encodes the following:
- a CDS encoding molybdopterin-dependent oxidoreductase codes for MTLTRRSFIGGALALSGGALALSLVQLQWKGGVGSTGTATPFKFSGVTYTGFEDVYRGKWKWDSVAKGTHFVNCWYQRGCNWNVYVKDGVVWREEQAGIYEPIDPKIPDYNPRGCQKGACYSERMYDESRLRHPLKRVGERGGGGWRRVSWDEALTDIADKMIDVMISSDGPGSIVWDQGTAQTNGGAGLAMLRTTLVLDTPVLDVNTEIGDHRPGLGVTIGKMTFCSSSDDLFHSDLIFIWGGNPIYTQIPNAHFITEARYNGARIITIAPDYSASAVHADQWVPVKVATDAALGLSMAHVMIEEGIYNRKFVQEQTDLPLLVRVDNGRFLRESDMKSGGAEDRFYFYDSTSKAAVLASQTTLALDKLDPALEGEFEVQGVAGKLKVTPVFARLRQHLQQYAPEKAVNICGTDPKTIRDLGRALAKARAATCVTQSNFSKFYHGIEMERAQILCFALAGQMGRKGAGYMGFPYLSVDSVGALSQASGQRNPKLALAALGLSMAPEILKRKWKGYTTEMTMFDLGREKYKAGESIASLLWLYNLGGMEDTYGRSEKWDPEMKRPLDSYMKEAVDKGWQAKPTARPRILFEAGGNILRRFRAFDKVADRLLPTLDLMVTIDWRMSNTALNSDYVLPAAAWYEKDDITWATPLSPFSQVVTRAAEPIAEAKPDWEIHCLILKTIQRRAAERGLKHFKDRHGEERTFDVYDEFTFGGRYTENNIAEFLDLILDVSTNVGDVNWEKLKKKGFKRFTALGENDYLNIGNATDVKENETITAGLWHTEKKMPWPTLTRRMQFCIDHPFYEELGEVLPVHKDPPDIGGKYPLHLTGGHTRWSIHSSWRDQRHMQQLNRGQPVIYVSVEDAAARGIKDGDRVRLFNDVSSAELMAKVAPAHRPGQVTVYHAWEPFMSKGRTTYTSVTPNPINPLQLAGGYFHIQPRETEHTPGSTDRATRVEIEKIH; via the coding sequence ATGACATTGACGCGGCGTAGTTTCATCGGTGGCGCCTTGGCCCTTTCCGGCGGTGCCCTGGCCCTTTCCCTTGTGCAGTTGCAGTGGAAAGGTGGCGTAGGCAGCACCGGGACGGCGACTCCCTTCAAATTCTCGGGGGTCACCTACACCGGCTTCGAGGACGTGTATCGGGGCAAGTGGAAGTGGGACAGCGTGGCCAAGGGCACCCACTTCGTCAATTGCTGGTACCAGCGCGGCTGCAACTGGAACGTGTATGTGAAGGACGGCGTGGTCTGGCGCGAGGAGCAGGCGGGCATCTACGAGCCCATCGACCCCAAGATTCCCGACTACAATCCGCGCGGCTGCCAGAAGGGCGCCTGCTACTCGGAACGGATGTACGACGAGTCGCGCCTGCGCCACCCCTTGAAGCGGGTGGGCGAGCGCGGCGGCGGCGGCTGGAGGCGGGTCAGTTGGGACGAGGCACTGACCGATATCGCCGACAAGATGATCGACGTGATGATCAGCAGCGACGGCCCCGGTTCCATCGTCTGGGACCAGGGCACCGCGCAGACCAACGGCGGCGCCGGCCTGGCGATGCTGCGCACCACGCTGGTGCTGGACACGCCGGTGCTCGACGTGAACACCGAGATCGGGGACCATCGGCCCGGTCTCGGGGTGACGATCGGCAAGATGACGTTCTGCAGTTCCTCGGACGATCTGTTCCATTCCGACCTGATCTTCATCTGGGGCGGCAATCCGATCTACACCCAGATTCCCAACGCCCACTTCATCACCGAGGCCCGCTACAACGGGGCCAGGATCATCACCATCGCCCCGGATTATTCGGCCTCCGCGGTCCATGCCGACCAGTGGGTGCCGGTGAAGGTGGCGACCGACGCGGCCCTGGGCCTGTCGATGGCGCACGTGATGATCGAGGAGGGCATCTACAACCGCAAGTTCGTCCAGGAGCAGACCGATCTGCCCCTGCTGGTGCGCGTCGACAACGGGCGTTTCCTGCGCGAATCCGACATGAAGTCGGGTGGCGCCGAGGATCGTTTCTATTTCTACGACAGTACGAGCAAGGCCGCGGTGCTGGCTTCCCAGACCACCCTCGCGCTGGACAAGCTGGACCCGGCCCTGGAAGGCGAGTTCGAGGTGCAGGGCGTGGCCGGCAAGCTCAAGGTGACGCCGGTGTTCGCCCGCCTGCGCCAGCACCTCCAGCAATACGCGCCGGAGAAGGCGGTGAATATCTGCGGCACCGACCCGAAAACCATCCGCGATCTGGGCCGGGCGTTGGCCAAGGCGCGCGCCGCCACCTGCGTCACCCAGTCCAACTTTTCCAAGTTCTATCACGGCATCGAGATGGAGCGGGCACAGATCCTCTGCTTCGCCCTGGCGGGGCAGATGGGGCGCAAGGGCGCCGGCTACATGGGCTTCCCCTACCTCTCGGTCGATTCGGTGGGCGCCCTGTCCCAGGCCAGCGGCCAGCGCAATCCCAAGCTGGCCCTGGCGGCCCTGGGGCTGTCCATGGCGCCGGAGATCCTGAAACGGAAATGGAAGGGCTACACCACCGAGATGACCATGTTCGACCTGGGGCGGGAGAAGTACAAGGCCGGCGAATCCATCGCCAGCCTGCTCTGGCTCTATAACCTGGGCGGCATGGAAGACACCTACGGCCGAAGCGAGAAATGGGATCCGGAAATGAAGCGTCCGCTGGATTCCTACATGAAGGAAGCGGTGGACAAGGGCTGGCAGGCGAAGCCCACCGCCCGGCCGCGCATCCTGTTCGAGGCCGGCGGCAACATCCTGCGCCGCTTCCGCGCCTTCGACAAGGTGGCGGACCGCCTGCTGCCGACCCTGGACCTGATGGTGACCATCGACTGGCGCATGAGCAACACGGCCTTGAACAGCGACTACGTGCTGCCCGCCGCCGCCTGGTACGAGAAGGACGACATCACCTGGGCCACGCCCCTGTCGCCCTTCTCCCAGGTGGTGACCCGCGCCGCGGAGCCGATCGCCGAGGCCAAGCCCGACTGGGAAATCCACTGCCTGATTCTGAAGACCATCCAGCGCCGCGCCGCCGAGCGGGGTCTGAAGCACTTCAAGGATCGCCACGGCGAGGAGCGTACCTTCGACGTCTATGACGAATTCACTTTCGGCGGGCGCTACACGGAGAACAACATCGCCGAGTTCCTCGATCTGATCCTGGACGTATCCACCAACGTCGGCGACGTGAACTGGGAGAAGCTCAAGAAGAAAGGCTTCAAGCGCTTCACCGCGCTGGGCGAGAACGACTACCTGAACATCGGCAACGCGACCGACGTGAAGGAGAACGAAACCATCACCGCCGGCCTGTGGCACACCGAGAAGAAGATGCCCTGGCCGACCCTGACCCGGCGCATGCAGTTCTGCATCGACCATCCCTTCTACGAGGAACTGGGCGAGGTACTGCCGGTGCATAAGGACCCGCCCGACATCGGCGGCAAGTACCCGCTGCACCTCACCGGCGGCCATACGCGCTGGTCGATCCATTCCTCCTGGCGCGACCAGCGCCACATGCAGCAGCTGAACCGCGGCCAGCCGGTGATCTACGTCAGCGTCGAGGATGCCGCGGCGCGGGGCATCAAGGATGGCGACCGGGTGCGTCTGTTCAACGACGTCAGCTCCGCCGAATTGATGGCGAAAGTGGCGCCGGCCCACCGACCGGGCCAGGTCACCGTGTACCACGCCTGGGAGCCTTTCATGTCCAAGGGCCGCACCACCTATACCTCGGTGACGCCCAACCCGATCAATCCGTTGCAGTTGGCGGGCGGTTATTTCCATATCCAGCCCAGGGAAACCGAACACACGCCGGGCTCCACCGACCGGGCGACGCGGGTGGAGATCGAGAAGATTCACTGA